Proteins from a genomic interval of Ralstonia wenshanensis:
- a CDS encoding heme biosynthesis protein HemY: protein MRWVFWVALLFAAAVGLALFTELNLSNVVLFYPPYRVEMSLNFVLAALLATFVVLHLVMRLFHHVAGMPARAAAYRERNRILKASAALREAMESLFAGRFGHAERQAREAQAWEPQRETAALIGARAAHRMQETERRDAWMAEVSSPDREQAKLVSMAELLVDARDAEGALEKIAQLQSQGSRQIQAQRIALRAHQHLKNWSEVLRLTRALEKRNAIHSVLAARLKQMACETLLAERRHDADALNSFWRELTTEERRSPRIASQAALYFAQLGRTDDAKRIVEDGLKTHWDSRLIRRYADCAVPGKALPLIQQAEKWLAQHPVDADLFYTLGMLCFKEQLWGKSQSNLESALKYADADHSGNLRAHAHLALAQMFEQTERMEDAQRHYRQSALLAVK, encoded by the coding sequence ATGCGCTGGGTATTCTGGGTCGCGCTCCTGTTTGCCGCCGCCGTCGGGCTGGCACTGTTTACGGAACTGAACCTGAGCAACGTCGTGCTGTTCTACCCGCCGTACCGGGTGGAGATGTCGCTCAATTTCGTGCTGGCGGCGCTGCTGGCGACGTTTGTGGTGCTGCATCTTGTGATGCGCCTTTTCCACCATGTGGCCGGTATGCCGGCGCGTGCTGCGGCGTATCGCGAGCGCAATCGCATCCTCAAGGCATCTGCCGCGCTGCGCGAGGCAATGGAAAGCCTGTTTGCCGGGCGCTTTGGCCATGCGGAGCGCCAGGCGCGAGAAGCGCAGGCTTGGGAACCTCAGCGCGAGACGGCCGCGCTGATCGGTGCCCGTGCCGCACACCGCATGCAGGAGACCGAACGCCGCGATGCGTGGATGGCCGAAGTCTCCTCGCCCGATCGAGAGCAGGCGAAGCTTGTGTCGATGGCCGAATTGCTGGTCGACGCACGTGATGCGGAAGGTGCGCTGGAGAAGATCGCGCAACTGCAATCGCAGGGCTCGCGGCAGATTCAGGCGCAACGCATTGCCCTGCGTGCGCATCAGCATCTGAAGAACTGGAGCGAGGTGCTGCGCCTGACGCGCGCCCTGGAAAAGCGCAACGCCATCCATTCCGTGCTGGCCGCCCGACTCAAGCAGATGGCGTGTGAAACGCTGCTGGCCGAGCGCCGCCACGATGCCGATGCGCTGAACAGCTTCTGGCGCGAGCTGACCACGGAAGAACGCCGCTCGCCGCGCATTGCGTCGCAGGCCGCGCTGTATTTCGCGCAGCTTGGCCGCACCGATGACGCCAAGCGCATCGTCGAAGACGGTCTGAAGACGCATTGGGATAGCCGCCTGATCCGCCGCTATGCCGATTGCGCGGTGCCGGGCAAGGCGCTGCCGCTGATCCAGCAAGCCGAGAAATGGCTCGCCCAGCATCCGGTGGATGCCGATCTGTTCTACACGCTCGGCATGCTGTGCTTCAAGGAGCAGCTCTGGGGGAAGTCGCAGTCGAACCTGGAGTCGGCATTGAAGTATGCCGATGCGGATCACTCCGGCAACC
- the hemDX gene encoding fused uroporphyrinogen-III synthase HemD/membrane protein HemX, with the protein MDDHLPLRLSPSSPASSTPPVQPATPPVVVVTRPRAQAPMLVAALERHGLRTHQFPLLDIAPTPNLDDLRAALGDPSRYALVVFVSPNAVQQAFAAMPEGFHWPQEVPVAVVGPASAQALAQHGVAPPAHRVIKPDMHADDARQDSEALYARLDVPSLSGREVLIVRGNGGREWLADQLREAGASVRTVEAYRRSVPVPDAAAWLALRAVLSARHAWTLTSSEAVRNLDELARANLSPADLDTLHGAPCFASHARIVEQAKSLGFRDVTLTGAGDDRLLASVLAWAGPVPAAEQAPAKASAESNPSTSSSTVTQTPVPSAAPASAPASTPAPASAAAKPSPAPAPSAPPAAFAPTMTVNHAPRSGGWVIWVALVAVVAAVAALQVRNERLARDIRQHAQTNEALAQEMRVLSRADQDSVSQLQQKFGALDARTAETRDRQAALEQANQDLLRNRDDWQRAEIQRSLEVTAEQLQLTGNVAGALAALQTVDARLATLDKPQFNAARRAVSRDMAKLKAMPSFDLAGAALRLDDAINAVDTLPLISSAQPLEAEQAAQAPHAAVKPTKNAKAHAAAASAPVASMPSNDAGWSAGVRAWWGRLWSDVRGELGQIVQVRRVDQTEALLLSSDQAWFLRENLKLRLMNARLALLSRNDAVFRADLGRADTLLARYFDTQSSRVTTVQNQLSQVRAMVGTLQVPTLADSLAAVRGSGKE; encoded by the coding sequence ATTGCGCCGACACCCAATCTCGACGACTTGCGTGCCGCGCTGGGCGATCCCTCGCGCTACGCACTGGTGGTGTTCGTCAGTCCTAACGCCGTGCAGCAGGCATTTGCCGCCATGCCGGAAGGTTTCCACTGGCCGCAGGAGGTGCCGGTAGCGGTGGTGGGCCCAGCGAGCGCACAGGCGCTTGCCCAGCACGGCGTTGCGCCGCCCGCGCACCGCGTGATCAAGCCCGACATGCATGCCGACGACGCGCGCCAGGATTCCGAAGCGCTCTACGCGCGGCTGGACGTGCCCTCGTTGAGCGGCCGTGAAGTGCTGATCGTGCGCGGCAACGGTGGCCGCGAATGGCTGGCCGATCAACTGCGCGAAGCCGGCGCATCGGTCCGCACGGTGGAGGCGTATCGCCGCAGCGTGCCGGTGCCCGATGCTGCGGCGTGGCTCGCCTTGCGTGCCGTGCTTTCGGCACGCCATGCCTGGACGCTCACCAGCTCCGAGGCCGTCCGCAATCTCGATGAACTGGCCCGCGCCAATCTGTCGCCCGCCGATCTGGATACGCTGCATGGCGCGCCATGTTTTGCTTCGCACGCCCGCATCGTCGAACAGGCCAAATCGCTGGGCTTTCGCGACGTGACGCTCACCGGCGCCGGCGACGACCGGCTCCTCGCCAGCGTGCTCGCGTGGGCTGGGCCGGTGCCGGCAGCCGAGCAAGCCCCGGCAAAGGCGTCAGCTGAATCAAACCCGTCTACTTCTTCTTCCACTGTGACGCAGACTCCCGTTCCCTCGGCGGCTCCCGCTTCTGCCCCTGCTTCGACACCGGCGCCCGCATCTGCGGCAGCCAAGCCAAGCCCGGCCCCTGCGCCCAGTGCTCCGCCGGCCGCGTTTGCGCCCACCATGACGGTCAACCATGCGCCACGCAGCGGCGGTTGGGTGATCTGGGTGGCGCTCGTCGCGGTCGTGGCGGCGGTGGCCGCGCTGCAGGTGCGCAATGAGCGCCTGGCACGCGATATCCGTCAGCACGCCCAGACGAACGAAGCGCTGGCGCAGGAGATGCGCGTGCTGTCGCGTGCGGACCAGGATTCGGTTTCCCAGTTGCAGCAGAAATTCGGCGCGCTGGATGCCCGCACCGCTGAAACGCGCGATCGTCAAGCCGCGCTGGAGCAGGCCAACCAAGACCTTCTGCGCAATCGCGATGACTGGCAGCGCGCCGAGATCCAGCGTTCGCTGGAGGTCACCGCCGAGCAACTGCAACTGACGGGAAATGTCGCCGGCGCACTGGCTGCGCTGCAAACGGTCGACGCGCGCCTGGCCACGCTCGACAAGCCGCAGTTCAACGCTGCGCGCCGGGCGGTATCGCGTGATATGGCCAAGCTCAAGGCGATGCCGTCGTTTGATCTGGCGGGTGCTGCGCTGAGGTTGGATGACGCCATCAATGCTGTAGACACGCTGCCGCTCATCTCGTCGGCACAGCCGCTGGAGGCGGAACAGGCCGCGCAGGCGCCGCATGCTGCCGTGAAACCCACGAAGAATGCGAAGGCGCACGCCGCGGCTGCGTCGGCGCCGGTTGCCTCGATGCCGTCCAACGACGCCGGATGGTCGGCAGGCGTGCGCGCCTGGTGGGGGCGCCTGTGGAGCGACGTGCGCGGCGAATTGGGCCAAATCGTGCAGGTGCGCCGCGTCGATCAGACCGAGGCACTGCTGCTGTCTTCCGACCAAGCGTGGTTCCTGCGTGAAAACCTCAAGCTGCGTTTGATGAACGCGCGCCTGGCGTTGCTCTCGCGCAATGACGCCGTGTTCCGCGCCGATCTGGGTCGCGCCGATACGCTGCTGGCGCGCTACTTCGATACGCAGTCTTCGCGCGTGACCACGGTGCAGAATCAACTGTCGCAGGTGCGCGCGATGGTTGGCACGCTGCAGGTGCCGACGCTGGCTGACAGCCTTGCCGCCGTGCGCGGTTCGGGCAAGGAGTGA